CGCTTCCCATGCTTCGAGCTGTTGTCCTGAGCGGCCACGGCTGCCCAGTACATCCTCGAGTTGGCTTTCCTGCTGCACTGTCGTGGTTACCTGCCCGTCGGTCTCGCGGCTTAAGGGCCTGACCGCCCGCAGCCACAGGCGTCCCGGCGCGAAAAAGGCGCTGTCGTCACTGTAGATGTTGATAAGTTGATCGTGCGTGAAGTCCACCGGGTCGGGATAGAGCGTCCAGGTACCGCCGAAAAAATCCGGATGAAACACTTGCAGCGCCAGTGATTCCCAACCGCCGGTCGATCCGCCCGTGAGTACGCGCGCATAGGGCTTGCGGATGACGCGAAAATGCGTTTCGACATAGGGGATCAGTTCCGTCATCAGGGCGTCGCCGTATGGCCCGTTGTTGGCGGAGTTCACGGCGTAAGAGTCGTCAAAGTAAGGTGTAGGATGCTGAAAAGTGACGGCTATCATTCGCGGGAAATCGTCGGAGTTCCAGGCCGTATAAAACTGATAGCCAGTCTCAATATTGTAAGAATGGAGGATCTTCTGCACGCGGCCGGACACATCTTCATCCGCGGCGGAGAACCTGAACGGTGGCCCAAGGCCGAAGTGTCCCTGCTCGTAAACCGCTGGATAATAGCTTTCCGGATGAGAGTCGTAGCCCCTGGGCAGGAGTACCACCGCGCCCAGGTAGATGGGGCGGCCCCAGAACTTGCTGAGCAGTTTGCTCTGGATCTTGACGTGCTTTACCCAGGCCGTGTCTTCTGGGACCTTCACCGGCGGGATTACCTGTGTCAGGCTGAGCCTGACAACAAATCCTGCGCTGGGATCCAGATGGACGCGCTCAACCTTGCTGTAAATGTTGCCGGGTGAGCTGTTGAACTGCTGTCCCTCCCACTCGTCCATGTGGGCCCAGATGGCGTGGCCGTCGGAACGATGAAACTCGGTATAGATATTCACCAGAGCCTGCACGTAGTAGTCACCCGCCGGTACCTCTTTCAAGCTGTGTGTCGGGAAGCCGAGCGTGTTGCCGTCGATGACGGTCGTCTGCCCGGGTTTGAGCCTGCTAACGTCAACGCCAAAAAAAGGCGGGTGATTTCCCCATGACCCAACCTGAAGCCGCGGCTCAGGGTCCTGGTCATCCGAAAGCATCACGTAAACACGCCCGGTGATGGGCTTGCTATGGACCGAGGCAGGAAAGGAAATCTCAAACTTCAACCCGGGTGTCGCAGCTCTTACATCGGTGCAGGCAGCGAGGCATGAAATGAGCATGGCGAGCAGTATCAGGGCGGGCGTCCAGCGCAAACCCCGGCTTTCAGTTATACGATTCATTGATTCTCCTTAGCGTCACCAGCCCGTTTTCCTCAGTTGGCCGCCCCCAGTTTAACTTAGCGGCGCCAGTCTTTAATCCTTTTTCGCTTGATGTCCCCTCCGATACTCTTTACCAGAGCACCGGTGATGAAGTTGACGGATCTTTTGCAGGGCTAATTGTTTCCGGCGGACTTGGGGCCCCACGTCCAGTAGAGGCCCATGTAAGCATAGTTCTCGGGTTGACCTGCAACGCTGTGGCCGTATGCAAACAGCAGTTGAAAGCCCGGATTCCTGAAGTAATAGTACCCTCCAAAATCGACCATGGTGGCAGCTCGCGGGCTGGGCGTGCCGATTCCTTCGGGACCGTGATAAAAGACTTCTCCCCCTAGCGTCCACTTCTTGCCAAAGTCTCTTTGAAGCAACCAGCCGCTAAACGGATAATCCCGCGCGCCTGCAGCATGGTTGATCACCACGCCACCTCCTCCATATGTCGTCCACGGGTCGAAGCTCTTCTGGATCCAGATCGGAATCCGCCCCCATAACTGGCCCACGCCCAAACCACGATTGGAATTTCCGGAAGGTATTTCAAGCATCGAAAAAGTACCGATCATCGGCCGGTGGCTGGTTTCCTGGATAAAGCGGTATTTGATACCGGTCTCGATGTCTCCCATGCCAAACGCTGCTGGTGCATCCGACGGGAAGGCTGCGGCAGCGGGCACAATCAGATGAAGCTGCACGTTGGGCACGGCTCCCCAGTTGAGTTCCACGGCTGGTCCGAGGGCGTCAGTCTCAAGCTGCGTAGACCCGGCTGAAGAGAAAGTATAAAACTCGAAGTGCCTGTATGGGACAGGTTCCGGGTCGTCGGTCTGGAAGGGAGGTCCGGCAAGCAATGCCCTGGGGAAAACCGCCAGTATGAGCGAAAGCAGAAGACAAAATCTCATGATTCCTTATTGGAAAGCTCTCCGAAAGGTCCCTTAACGCTGTGTTTAGCCATTTTCAATTCTTTGGAGCCTGCCGGATTGGCCGGTAAAACCAGAAAGCTGGGCGCGTTGCTTTGAAAATTCGGTTGACTGGCAAGCCTTCCCCTGGGACTGGTTGGGCGATTCAAGCGCTATCCGTTCAGCAACTGGCGCATTGCCCTCCCGAAGAGGCAGGCAAGCGGAGGTTGAGAGATAAAAGTTTTGAACCCCGGGTACGATTCTACCTGCACTCGATGCATGCGTTCTAGTGATTCTTGAAATCCGATGTCGATATTCAGGCGGCGATTATGTTTCCGCAATTTAGACAAGGCACCGTTCACCGGTGGTCTGCGGCTGCGCGCTGACCTGTGCCGGTTGCAGGGGCGCCTGAGTGACCTTGTTCGGTCTTGCCTTCCAGCGTAGCTATCACGGCGGGCGGCAAATTTCTGGCATTTCCCAGAAACTGGGTCACCTGCCTGATTTGCTGTTCGGTGAGGGATTCCTTGAAACCCGGCATCCCTGTCAGGCGGACGCCGTTTGTTACCTTCCAGTAGGCCTTGGGGTCTGCCGGGCGGTAAGGCTGTTTTTCATCGTACGTCGCGGGCCGGTCGGGCCGGAAAAATTGAGGCGGATGAGGATACATTCCTCTTGATATGGCCGTCTGCTGCGCATTCGGAAGGCCATGGCAGATTGCGCAGTTTTCGCGATACAGATTTGCGCCACCTTTCAGATCGACCTCGGTCGGCGGTGCAGTGTCAGCTTTGGGGACCTCGTGTGACAGGCTTGAGCGGATTGCAAGCTTTGCAAAGAAGCGCTCAAAGGGAAGCGGTGAGTCGGATGTCGAGACTGGAGCGTAACCGGAACGCAAATAGAAATAGAAGACTGCCGGAACCAGGAGGATTCCTGCTAAGAACACCAACACGTATTTTCTCATCTTGAAACTTGTCCCTCTCCGATCTTAGCAGCCGGCACATGACGGATGCGCTCGACACATTCCAACCAGAGGCCGGGTATTTCAGGCCTTTGGGCGCCTCCCTTCGGCCCCGACCCGGCTCGAGTATTCAGCGTCCCTCCATGATGACGTCGTAACGGGCCTTGCAGTTGACGCCCGGCCAGTAGTTGACAGTTTTGCTCAGGCCTTTGGGGTTGACAACAAATGAGAGCGGGGGATTGTGGACTTTGTCAGGCAGACCCACAAAACGCGCTTTGCCCTCATTATTGGTCCCGACATTCAATTCCATTTTCTTCACGCCCATGAAGCCGTAGGCAATCTTCACCGAAATCTCGGCGTTGTAAAGCGGCTGATTGCTGCTCTGGCTGACTGTGAAATCTACCGTGCAGGGACCCAGGTTCGCGTTAACCTGCGGAACGGGGACAGGCTGCTGCGAGGCGTACACCCCCGCCGCAAACAGCAGACTGAGTGACAGCACCAGGATGGTATGTCGCACCGGTCGATTACTTCTGATTGAGTCCAACGTCATAGCTTGGGGCCTCGCTTGAGAATTGCCTTGAGCCATCAGGCACCTGACTTTGAGATTCACTTCATTCCTCCTGAGTTGCCGCACGATAATTATCGGCGTGTTCACCTGCGAGACTGACAGTCCGTTATAATAGACCGTCTGGGAGATGTTTGACCATGCCTGAGCTTGAGGTTCGCCGATGGCCGCAGGACCAGCTTCTGGGACGCCAACGTATTGTTAAAGTTTGGGCGCGTGATGGATTCAGTTGTGATCTTTGGGTTGATCCTCCCGGGCAACAATGGCTCGACTTTGTGCACGCCACCGACGAGCGCGTAATAGTAAAAGAGGGAACCCTGGAGTTTGAAGTTGAAGGCGCGCGCGCCATGCTGGGGCCTGGCGACGAGGTCCTTATTCCCGCCGGCAGCCGCCACAGCGTTTGGAACCGCGGCTCGACCACTGCTCGCTGGTTTTATGGCTACAAGCACCGCTGAAGCTTACCAGTCGAAAGATATGCGAGTAGGGCAAGGGCTTACGGTCTTCGGTTCCCATTCTCCCGACATAGTAAAATTCCATCCGGACTGGATGAACATTTGTCTCCTCAACCCGATTTCATCAGCAGCAAGCCAGTAGCAGCAGGACTCCAAGCACTCAGAACGGTTTCAATTGCCGTGCTGGTTATAATTCTGCTCATCCTGGTATTCATCGGTTTATTTGGGGCCATGGTGCATTTTGGCGATCATCGGGAGGTGGTCCTGCCCAAGCCATCAGGCCCCTACACGGTTGGCCGCACGCTTTTTGACTGGATTGACCTGAAGCGCAATGATCCCTATTCGGTAGCTATTGGAAAGCACCGGGAACTGATGGTGTGGCTGTGGTACCCCGCCGCCGCGTTGCAGCAATCAAGACCGGCTGAGTATATCCCGTCGGCCTGGGCTTCTGCGCTCCCCTGGCGGCCTGTGACCATCCCAAGCCGTGTCCGGGTCCACGCGATCTCCGACGCGCCCGTTGCATCAACGCGGCCCTTTCCCGTCCTGATTTTTTCTACAGGCTATGGCAATCTTCCCAGCGATTACAGTTCTTTGATTGAAGATATCGTAAGCCATGGCTACGTCGTCCTGGGGATTACCAACACTTATAGCGCGCCGGTCGTCCGCTTTCCGGACGGCCGCATAGCCAGCCATCTTGCTGAAGCATCGTTCCCGCACGGGCCTGAGCAGGCAATACGATCGGCCGGCGATCAAATGGTGAAAGTATGGGCAGCAGACATGCAGTTTGCAATTGACAGCCTGGCACAAATGAATTCAGATTCAAAGAACCGCTTCTACGGTAGGTTCGACCTTGCGAGACTCGGACTGTTCGGACAATCGTTCGGTGGCGCCGCGGCAGCAGAGGCGTGCTCGGCGGACCCCCGCTGCAAAGCTGCTGTTGACATTGACGGAAACCTGTTCGGGGACGTCCGGAAAAAACAGATCAAAGAGCACTTCCTGTTTATCTTGAGCGATTGGACCCTGCGTCCTCCCTGGCTGCAGAGGACCCTGGCAAGCGCCTCAGTGAAAAGTTTTCAGCAGCGGCAGGCTGAGTTGGGGCAGGAAATCCAAGACGTCTGCAAGGAATCTGAGCACTGCTGGAAAGCGCATATTCCTGGCACGCGCAACTTTAACTTTACGGACCTCGCAGTTCTCTACAGCCCGGGAATGAGGATGATGGGCTACCTTGGGCCGGTTGACGGAGCCAGGGGCCTCGCCGACACCGCGTCATGCGTGCGGATTTTTTTTGACAAAGTGCTGGACGTGCCATTTGCAAACCCGGCGCCTAAAAACATCGAGCACGGTTGCAGCTATCAACCCCTTGGCAGGTCTCCGGCGAATTTACAGGCGTCAGCGCACTGACGAGACCGCCGGTGTAATTTCCATTCGCATTTCTGCCTGGCACGCGTCCTCCATTTAGATTCGATATTGCTCGCAAGGTTCCGGCGGCGCCACAACCGAAGGTCGTCGTTTCAGTTGGCAGGCTGCCCGCTGGGGCCTCAGTGCGTGTTCCCATCTTGCGAGGTTATCTTTCAGATCATCCATGTCTGAGATATGATTCACGCGGCGAAAGAAAGATCTGGTTGCTTCTCACCGGTAATGGAAGCCGAGGAGGGGAGATGGAAAGGCGAAATTTCCTCAAGAGTTCAGTCCTTGGGGCAGGGACTCTGCTATCTGGCCTGCACCGTGGCGGCGACAACGCTGGCGCCGGAAAACGCCCGGAAGCATACGACACCACAAATGCTCCATCGGGTGGATTGATTGAAGTGTCCCGCGCAAGCTATGAAGTAACGGACACGCTGACCAAAGTCCCCGTCACCGTTACCCTCGGCAGGTTCCTCATCGCTCCAAAGGAGCTTACCCAACACGAATTTGAAGCCGTTATGGGTTACAACCCATCGTTTCACAGGGGAGCTGACTTGCCTGTTGAGATGGTAAGCTGGTGGGAGGCGATTGGTTACTGCAATCTGCGGAGCCTTAGCGAAAACCTTGATCCCTGCTATAACCTGGAAACCGGATATTGTGACGTTGCCAGGAACGGATATCGCCTTCCCACCGACGCCGAGTGGACCCATGCGGCTGGACCAGCTCCGGATGTGAACGGCAGCACCGACGTTGCTAATCTTGGCACCTCAGACACAAAGAATGTCGCGCGCCTGGCGAAAGAATTACAGACTGCCGGCACGAAGCCGGTGGGGGCATACTCGCCCAATATGTGTGGCCTGTATGACATGTTCGGCAACGTGTGGGAATGGACCAGTGATTACTTTAATCCCGAGGTCACGCCGCAGGCTTCATACAATCCTGCCGGCCCGTTGCGAGGGCTGGCCCGCATTGTCCGGGGCGGATCATTCATCAGCACTACTTCGGATTGGGCACGCGGATACAGGTCGTCAATCGAACCTGATTACAAGAGTCGGTTTACGGGTTTTCGTGTCTGCCGGACGGCCAAACCCCAGCCTGTTTTGCCGCCGTCGCAGCAGTCGCCCGACTGGTTCAAGCCGTACAACAGCCCACCGCCCGGTTACGAAACATCGATTGGCGACCTGTCATCACTTGTTGCCGGAGTCGGCTCAGTTTCCGGATGGAAATCCCGGCGCGAGGCTATCCTGACGAAATGGCTCAAACTGCTCGGCTCGATGGAAACGAGCCCGCCGCCACCCGAAGCTCAGCTCGTGGAAACGGTGAATGACCAGAACTATACCGGACGCCTCATATACCTTCAGGTGGAGTGGGACTGGTGGGAGAAGGTCCTTGTGATGGCGCCGTCAAGTGATCTTCAACGCCCGCGTCCCGTGGTGATTGTGCCTTTTTACGATGTGGATACTCCGGCGGGCCGCAACCTGTCGGGACATAATTTTCTGGGCATGGGTGTCGATTCTTACGCGTATATGGCCGTGCAGAAAGGCTACATTGCGGTCGCGATTCGATGGTTTGGCGAAAGTTATGGCGAGTGGTATTCAGAAGCGGTCGCCAACCTGAAACTGCGGCACCCTCACTGCACCGGCCTTGGCAAATGGGTGTGGGACGCCCAACGGTTGCTCGATTACCTTTACACGCTGCCGGAGGTTGACCGCGGCCATATCGGCATCATCGGGCATTCGCTCGGCGGCAAGATGGCGCTTTATGCGGCGGCCTTTGAGCCGCGGATTACCGCCGTAGTCTCAAACGAGCTGGGCGTAGGTTTGTCGTTTTCGAATTACGATGATTATTGGTATTTTGGCGATTTCATTCGCAAGGTAGAGAAGGAGACAGACCAGCACGAACTTATTGGTCTGATCGCGCCCAGGCCGTTTCTCCTGGTTGGCGGTGATACCTACGACACGGAGAAGAGCTGGCATTACATAAATGCCGCGCGCGAGGTTTACAAGCTTTACGGCAAGCCTGAAAACGTCGGCTACTTCAATCATCACAAAGGACACATGCCCACGCCGGAGGCGGTGTGGCGTGCAATGGAGTGGCTGGCGCGCTTCCTGGGGCCGCAGCACTGACCATGCCGGCATCTGCAAGCTGGCGCCTTCTCATGTTCATTCCCTCGAACTCTGCTAGACTTGGAATATCCAGTTAGCTTCTTAGGCGGATCGGAGGAACTCATGGCAAAGTATCTGATTCAGGCGACTTATTCGGCTGAAGGGTTCAGGGGAATAGTTAAAGACAAAGCTTCAGGCCGGAAGGCGGCGCTCGAAAAGGCGCTGGCAAGTGTTGGGGCAAAGCTTGACGCAATTTACTATTCGTTTGGGGACTATGATGTGGCGTTAATAGTCGATGCCCCGGACAATGCAACGGTAGTTGCAGTTGGAATGGCAGCCTGCTCGACAGGCCTGGCTCGCACCAGCACGACACCGCTCCTTACTGTTGAGGAGGCTGATCAGGCCGTCAAGAAGAGCGTAAAGTATAGCGGACCGGGCCAGTAACTCGAAGACTTGCCCGACGGCTACGCGGGTTATCCCTGATTTGATATTGCAGTTCTCAGAGCAAGCGTAACTGTTTGTTGCGTCAGGTGGAAGGCGCTCTCCATAGCGGTGGCGTGTGCACGCCACGATTCTTCCTTGCAGCGCTTGCCCGGGCTGTTGTTCGCCGGCATTCTGGGGACGAGAGACCACACATGGTCCTCCAGGGTACATTCCGGATAT
The sequence above is drawn from the Acidobacteriota bacterium genome and encodes:
- a CDS encoding cytochrome c — protein: MRKYVLVFLAGILLVPAVFYFYLRSGYAPVSTSDSPLPFERFFAKLAIRSSLSHEVPKADTAPPTEVDLKGGANLYRENCAICHGLPNAQQTAISRGMYPHPPQFFRPDRPATYDEKQPYRPADPKAYWKVTNGVRLTGMPGFKESLTEQQIRQVTQFLGNARNLPPAVIATLEGKTEQGHSGAPATGTGQRAAADHR
- a CDS encoding cupin domain-containing protein, yielding MPELEVRRWPQDQLLGRQRIVKVWARDGFSCDLWVDPPGQQWLDFVHATDERVIVKEGTLEFEVEGARAMLGPGDEVLIPAGSRHSVWNRGSTTARWFYGYKHR
- a CDS encoding GYD domain-containing protein, with amino-acid sequence MAKYLIQATYSAEGFRGIVKDKASGRKAALEKALASVGAKLDAIYYSFGDYDVALIVDAPDNATVVAVGMAACSTGLARTSTTPLLTVEEADQAVKKSVKYSGPGQ